The window CTCTTTGGGGTTGGGGTCTTCCCATGTGGCTGTGGCTTCCGGCCGCTGGGGCTGTCGCCGCTGGGGTAGGTATTCTGGTGGCTCCGGCTGCGGTACGAGTCCGTGGTCTTTATTTGGCCATCGTGACGCTCGGCCTGGTCTTCATCGGCTTGCATCTGTCGCGTGTTTTTACTGAAATTGCCGGACCAGGGTCTTTGGGGCGTAAGTGGCCCAAACTGCAGTTCCGTATTTGGAAAGAAGAAACCCCCCTTATTGATTTTTCTGATAAAGGGCATTGGTTTTGGTTTGATATAAGCCGCAACCAAAAAACGTATCTTTTGTTGTTGGGTTTAACAGTGCTGTTTGCTTTAGCAGCGGCCAACATTGGGCGTACTCGTACCGGCCGGGCGTTGGCCGCTATTCGAGACCGTGACGTGGCTGCCGAAATCATGGGCGTGCCCGAGGCTAAATACAAGACCATCGCTTTTGCTATCTCATCGTTTTATGCCGGCGTAGCCGGGGCACTATTGGCTTCCATGGTGGGACAGATGCCACCCGAGTTTTGGGACTTGATTCTTTCGGTTGAGTTTGTGGCCATTTTGTTAATTGGTGGCATGGGTCGGGTTTCTGGGGTGCTTTACGGCACGTTCTTTGTGGTTATGTCGCATCGCTTGGTTGAAGAAGTAGTGAAATGGGCCAGTCGCCAAGCGGAAGGCGAAGGGATCTTTGCTGCTCTTTGGGATGGCCTTATTTCTGTAGAAAACGGCGACTTTGGTTTTATTACCTTAAGCGAATCAGCATTGGG of the Acidimicrobiia bacterium genome contains:
- a CDS encoding branched-chain amino acid ABC transporter permease, whose amino-acid sequence is MKGRPNLYTSYQDETQLFSTRTQKVAIVLFLVVLVLMPFDLPVIDKIPFVRFLGDNTWLRVVNRMLIFCISALGLNILSGVAGQVSLGHGFFMGVGAYTAVLMGGANTSSLWGWGLPMWLWLPAAGAVAAGVGILVAPAAVRVRGLYLAIVTLGLVFIGLHLSRVFTEIAGPGSLGRKWPKLQFRIWKEETPLIDFSDKGHWFWFDISRNQKTYLLLLGLTVLFALAAANIGRTRTGRALAAIRDRDVAAEIMGVPEAKYKTIAFAISSFYAGVAGALLASMVGQMPPEFWDLILSVEFVAILLIGGMGRVSGVLYGTFFVVMSHRLVEEVVKWASRQAEGEGIFAALWDGLISVENGDFGFITLSESALGYPLPASALDEVIYGLLIVVFMLFEPLGLYGIWIKIRNYWKGWPFSY